The following coding sequences are from one Granulicella arctica window:
- the mpl gene encoding UDP-N-acetylmuramate:L-alanyl-gamma-D-glutamyl-meso-diaminopimelate ligase, translating to MQTTKHIHMIGICGTAMASLAGMLKEQGHRVTGSDTAAYPPMSDMLAGWGIPIHEPYAERNLEPRPDLVIVGNAISRGNVELEHVLDMRIPFTSMAAILHDEFLVGRESLVVAGTHGKTTTTSMLAWIYEVASRNDPALAPSFLIGGVAENFGTSFMVRPIGKDRPQPFLLEGDEYDTAFFDKGPKFLHYFPDAAILTHVEFDHADIYVDLAAVKTAFKRLVNLIPRRGRLVAFDGSENVSECVAKAFCAVERYGFAADSFWRVSGMRYEDGATRWRVDRAGAHFADLTLPMAGEHNALNATAAAALAAGQGVPVAAIVEAFSTFRSVKRRLEVRAEVKGVTIIDDFAHHPTAIRETLRALRSAYPGRRLWAVLEPRSNTLRRNVFEADLVESLALADKTLLAAVFKSESIPERERLVPQHVADALLARGIASAVCADADAVVSALVPRLAAGDVVAILSNGGFGDIYRKLPEAIELGTIKSWPR from the coding sequence ATGCAAACGACGAAACATATTCATATGATCGGTATCTGCGGGACGGCGATGGCGTCGCTCGCGGGGATGCTGAAGGAGCAGGGCCATCGCGTGACGGGCTCGGATACGGCGGCGTATCCGCCGATGAGCGACATGCTGGCGGGGTGGGGGATTCCGATCCATGAGCCGTATGCGGAGCGCAATCTGGAGCCGCGGCCCGATCTGGTGATTGTGGGGAATGCGATCTCACGGGGCAATGTGGAGCTGGAGCATGTGCTCGATATGCGCATACCGTTTACGTCGATGGCGGCGATTCTGCACGACGAGTTCCTCGTGGGGCGAGAGTCGCTGGTGGTGGCGGGGACGCATGGCAAGACGACGACGACGAGCATGCTGGCCTGGATCTATGAGGTCGCGTCGCGGAACGACCCTGCTCTCGCGCCTTCGTTTTTGATTGGTGGAGTGGCGGAGAACTTCGGGACAAGCTTCATGGTGCGGCCTATTGGGAAAGACAGGCCGCAGCCATTTCTGCTGGAAGGGGATGAGTACGATACGGCGTTCTTCGACAAGGGGCCGAAGTTTCTGCACTACTTTCCTGACGCAGCCATTTTGACGCACGTCGAGTTTGATCATGCGGATATCTATGTCGATCTGGCGGCGGTGAAGACGGCGTTCAAGCGTCTGGTGAACCTGATTCCACGACGCGGGCGGCTGGTGGCGTTTGATGGCAGCGAGAACGTGAGCGAGTGTGTGGCGAAGGCGTTTTGCGCGGTGGAGCGGTATGGGTTTGCGGCAGATTCATTCTGGCGAGTATCGGGAATGCGGTATGAGGATGGGGCGACGCGGTGGCGGGTGGACCGCGCAGGTGCTCACTTTGCCGATCTCACGTTGCCGATGGCGGGAGAGCACAATGCGCTGAATGCTACGGCAGCGGCAGCGCTGGCGGCGGGGCAGGGCGTTCCAGTGGCGGCGATTGTCGAGGCGTTCAGCACATTTCGCAGCGTGAAACGACGGTTGGAGGTGCGGGCCGAGGTGAAGGGTGTCACGATCATCGACGACTTTGCGCATCATCCGACGGCGATCCGGGAGACGCTGCGAGCTCTGCGGAGTGCTTACCCTGGTCGGCGACTCTGGGCAGTTTTAGAGCCGCGGTCGAATACGCTGCGGAGGAATGTCTTCGAGGCTGATCTGGTGGAGAGCCTTGCGCTGGCGGACAAGACGCTGCTGGCGGCGGTGTTCAAGTCGGAGAGTATTCCGGAGCGGGAGCGGCTGGTGCCGCAGCATGTTGCCGATGCATTGCTGGCGCGCGGGATTGCGTCGGCTGTGTGCGCGGATGCGGATGCGGTGGTATCGGCGCTGGTGCCGCGACTTGCTGCGGGCGATGTGGTGGCGATTCTGTCGAACGGCGGTTTTGGCGATATCTATCGGAAGCTGCCCGAGGCTATTGAGCTGGGCACGATAAAGTCCTGGCCGCGATAA
- a CDS encoding S66 peptidase family protein, with protein MSEPLIKPRALRHGARIAVVSPASTPKPELVEKGMEGLRAIGYEPVLAPHALAREPLYYAGKLEDRLSDLHAVFADPTIDGILCTRGGWGSAELLPYLDAALIGANPKVFVGYSDQTSLHRWLRNETGLVCFYAPMVASDFARVDGVDVASWRHVFEGDASWSLEAADGLRVLRSGTAEGRIDGGCLSILTESLGTPYAPRKLGGVLFLEDIGTKPYQWDRMLLHLRYSGLLEGVKGIAFGDMKQCVAPGEMELLEGAILHALRDFSGPIAIGLRSGHVDAPNVTLPLGVRVRLDCSVAENPRMDFLEAAVTL; from the coding sequence GTGAGTGAACCTTTGATCAAGCCTCGAGCACTGCGTCATGGTGCAAGGATCGCGGTGGTGTCGCCTGCGAGCACGCCCAAGCCTGAGCTGGTAGAGAAGGGGATGGAAGGGCTGAGGGCGATAGGGTATGAACCGGTGCTTGCGCCTCATGCGCTGGCTCGTGAGCCGCTGTACTACGCAGGGAAGCTGGAGGATCGGTTGAGCGATCTTCACGCTGTGTTTGCCGATCCGACGATCGATGGAATTCTTTGTACGCGTGGCGGGTGGGGTTCGGCGGAGCTGCTGCCTTATCTGGATGCTGCGTTGATCGGTGCGAATCCAAAGGTGTTTGTCGGGTACAGCGATCAGACCTCGCTGCACCGCTGGCTGCGGAATGAGACGGGGTTGGTGTGTTTCTATGCGCCGATGGTGGCTTCGGATTTTGCTCGGGTCGATGGTGTTGACGTTGCGAGCTGGCGGCATGTGTTTGAGGGGGATGCGAGCTGGTCGCTGGAAGCGGCAGATGGTCTGCGGGTGCTGCGGTCGGGCACAGCGGAGGGGCGTATTGATGGAGGCTGTCTGTCGATTCTGACTGAGTCGCTGGGAACGCCGTATGCTCCACGCAAGCTGGGTGGTGTGCTGTTTCTCGAAGATATTGGAACGAAGCCGTACCAGTGGGATCGGATGCTGCTTCATCTTCGCTACTCCGGCTTGCTGGAGGGAGTAAAGGGAATTGCGTTTGGGGACATGAAGCAGTGTGTGGCGCCGGGCGAGATGGAGTTGCTGGAGGGGGCAATTCTTCATGCGCTACGGGATTTTTCAGGCCCGATTGCGATTGGGCTGCGGAGCGGGCATGTGGACGCGCCGAATGTGACGCTGCCGCTGGGAGTTCGGGTGCGACTGGATTGCTCGGTTGCGGAGAACCCGCGCATGGACTTTCTTGAAGCGGCAGTTACGCTCTAG
- the dapF gene encoding diaminopimelate epimerase gives MISFVKAHACGNDFLVIEEAAAERNHAALARKLCSRNTSIGADGIEFLERRAGGDFFLRLFNADGSEAELSGNGTRCVAAWLAKSEGLTEVVFGTHGGVRTCRVVEATGPTYLIESGMGVPRVMPRTIELPGVGEVAGAMVNAGNPHFVLFVDTDDFSAHGLAWQELGEKISTSPLFKFGTNVEFVKVLSDAEIAFRIYERGCGPTTSSGTGTCASSSAAMALRGVNRELTAIAQGGSQRTVWPSNDAPMLLTGPAEIICMGEAFEL, from the coding sequence ATGATTTCTTTTGTGAAGGCCCACGCGTGCGGCAACGACTTTCTGGTGATCGAGGAAGCGGCTGCTGAGCGCAACCATGCTGCCCTGGCGCGGAAGCTATGCTCACGGAATACGAGCATCGGCGCAGACGGCATTGAGTTTCTCGAGCGGCGCGCAGGGGGAGATTTTTTTCTGAGGCTGTTCAATGCGGATGGGAGTGAGGCGGAGCTTTCAGGTAATGGGACGCGTTGCGTCGCAGCTTGGCTGGCGAAGAGTGAGGGGCTAACGGAGGTGGTGTTTGGGACGCATGGTGGTGTGCGGACGTGCCGTGTCGTGGAGGCGACCGGGCCCACGTATCTGATCGAGAGTGGGATGGGCGTACCGCGTGTGATGCCGCGAACGATCGAGCTGCCGGGTGTGGGCGAGGTTGCGGGGGCGATGGTGAATGCAGGGAATCCACACTTTGTGCTCTTCGTGGATACCGACGATTTCAGTGCTCATGGACTGGCGTGGCAGGAGCTGGGTGAGAAGATCAGCACGAGCCCGCTATTCAAGTTCGGGACGAATGTGGAGTTTGTAAAGGTGTTGTCGGATGCGGAGATTGCGTTTCGCATCTACGAGCGAGGGTGTGGGCCGACGACCTCGTCGGGGACGGGGACGTGTGCTTCGTCCTCTGCTGCGATGGCGCTGCGTGGTGTGAACCGCGAGTTGACGGCGATTGCTCAGGGTGGATCGCAGCGCACGGTATGGCCGTCGAACGATGCTCCGATGCTGTTGACGGGACCAGCGGAGATTATTTGCATGGGTGAGGCGTTCGAGTTGTGA
- a CDS encoding MgtC/SapB family protein, with product MPSSFHFSQIDQELLSSGTAKRLLMACAMGGLIGVEREWRRKASGLRTNMLICLGCAFFTMLSAVLAGDSNPDKGRVAANIVQGIGFLGAGLILHARNRVLGLTSAATVFVVASIGMACGAGLYLEAALATGITLIALQFVGLMESRIGWKRYPLVYEVRGADQNTMLAAIISVLDRMGERLNIVERDAITSLQRVVFLVTAEQKKHQRLLAELKASDTTDQVVVFRDAEEE from the coding sequence ATGCCTTCGTCGTTTCACTTCAGCCAAATCGATCAGGAGCTGCTCTCGAGCGGAACGGCAAAGCGGTTGCTGATGGCGTGCGCGATGGGCGGCCTGATCGGTGTGGAGCGGGAGTGGCGGCGCAAGGCGTCGGGCCTGCGGACAAACATGCTGATCTGCCTGGGCTGCGCGTTTTTTACGATGTTGTCAGCGGTACTGGCGGGCGACAGCAATCCGGATAAGGGGCGCGTTGCTGCGAACATCGTGCAGGGCATTGGCTTTCTTGGGGCGGGTCTGATTCTTCATGCGCGTAATCGTGTGCTGGGGTTGACGAGTGCGGCGACGGTTTTTGTGGTTGCGTCGATTGGCATGGCGTGTGGAGCGGGGCTTTATCTTGAAGCTGCACTGGCAACCGGGATTACGTTGATTGCGCTGCAATTTGTCGGCCTCATGGAGTCGCGCATTGGATGGAAGCGCTATCCGCTGGTCTATGAGGTGCGTGGGGCGGATCAGAACACTATGCTGGCCGCGATTATCAGCGTGCTGGACCGCATGGGAGAGCGTCTCAATATTGTTGAACGGGATGCGATCACGTCGTTGCAGCGCGTCGTGTTTCTTGTGACGGCGGAGCAGAAAAAACATCAACGGTTGCTTGCTGAATTGAAGGCGAGCGATACCACGGATCAGGTTGTCGTCTTTCGCGACGCCGAAGAGGAGTAA
- a CDS encoding ArnT family glycosyltransferase: MTSRARRTGRRSSAPAPAEIVANADPNVVRPATRAETFPIALFAVLLSFLALIICYLRGYLLLYGDAVAHLGIARRILDSRNPGWAQLGGVWLPLPHLLMVPFVQKMMWWQNGLAGAWPSLLFYVAGVAGFYRLARRVVVPRWAFAATVFYGLNPNLLYLATTAMTEPLFLALFIWLTLLTVECVAAIRSGAHAAVARRLVGLGLLIVAAVYTRYDGWIAGAVVWCVLTWELARHRSIWARVRPAFVVFTLLAVAAPLGWLAYNQHFYHDPLDFMRGPYSASAIEKKTSPPGSKHYRGWHNPGWALLFYMRTAQVDAAAWEIGFALMVAALAGLVVAIRRRMQLAATLLWMPLPFYIYSIAYGSVPIFIPQLYPHSFYNSRYGMEMLPALTLFCFVAIAAFEDRIRASKPLVAKLMEPAAFLLIVANAIAMVYFVPLVLKEGIVNATTRVPFEAVVARELQSFPVGSPILMYTSDHIGAIQQAGIPLKQMLSEGDYDSFHQALSAPANYAAYVVAIAGDPVSAAVASHPANLTELTVLCSTGQPCARVYQSNVYKVFSLGLRP, encoded by the coding sequence TTGACTTCGAGGGCGCGTAGAACGGGCAGGCGCTCGTCGGCGCCGGCGCCGGCGGAGATAGTTGCGAATGCCGATCCGAATGTGGTGCGGCCAGCGACGCGTGCGGAGACATTTCCGATTGCGCTGTTCGCAGTGTTGCTCTCTTTTCTGGCGTTGATTATTTGTTACTTGCGCGGTTACTTATTGCTGTATGGGGATGCGGTGGCGCATCTCGGGATTGCGCGACGCATTCTGGATTCGCGCAATCCGGGCTGGGCGCAGCTTGGCGGCGTATGGCTTCCGCTGCCGCACCTGCTGATGGTTCCGTTCGTGCAGAAGATGATGTGGTGGCAGAACGGACTGGCAGGGGCCTGGCCGTCGCTGTTGTTCTATGTCGCGGGCGTGGCGGGGTTCTACCGGCTGGCGCGGCGGGTCGTGGTTCCGCGCTGGGCGTTTGCGGCGACGGTGTTCTATGGGCTGAATCCGAACCTGCTGTACCTCGCGACGACGGCGATGACGGAGCCGCTATTTCTTGCGCTGTTTATTTGGCTCACACTGTTGACGGTGGAGTGTGTGGCGGCGATTCGAAGTGGAGCTCATGCTGCGGTCGCGAGACGGTTGGTGGGGCTTGGGTTGCTGATTGTGGCGGCAGTGTACACGCGCTACGACGGGTGGATTGCAGGGGCAGTGGTGTGGTGCGTACTGACGTGGGAGCTTGCGCGGCACCGGTCGATATGGGCGCGGGTTCGGCCTGCGTTTGTCGTGTTTACGTTGCTTGCGGTTGCTGCTCCGCTGGGGTGGCTGGCGTATAACCAGCACTTTTATCACGATCCGCTGGACTTTATGCGTGGGCCTTATTCGGCTTCGGCGATAGAGAAGAAGACGTCGCCGCCGGGTTCGAAGCATTACCGTGGTTGGCATAATCCTGGTTGGGCGCTGCTGTTCTACATGCGCACGGCGCAGGTGGATGCGGCTGCCTGGGAGATAGGTTTTGCGCTGATGGTGGCGGCTCTTGCGGGACTTGTGGTGGCGATTCGACGTCGCATGCAACTTGCTGCGACGCTGCTATGGATGCCGCTGCCGTTTTATATCTATTCGATCGCGTATGGATCGGTGCCGATCTTTATACCGCAGCTCTATCCGCATTCGTTCTACAACTCGCGTTACGGGATGGAGATGCTGCCAGCGCTGACGCTGTTCTGTTTTGTGGCGATTGCGGCGTTTGAGGATCGTATTCGCGCATCGAAGCCGTTGGTGGCGAAGCTGATGGAGCCTGCTGCATTTTTGCTGATCGTCGCGAACGCAATTGCGATGGTGTACTTCGTTCCTCTGGTGTTGAAGGAAGGTATCGTCAATGCAACGACGCGTGTGCCGTTCGAGGCAGTGGTTGCGCGAGAGTTGCAGTCGTTCCCGGTGGGATCGCCGATCCTGATGTATACCTCCGATCACATTGGGGCGATTCAGCAGGCTGGGATTCCTCTGAAGCAGATGTTGAGCGAAGGGGACTATGACAGCTTCCACCAGGCCCTGAGTGCGCCTGCGAACTATGCGGCGTATGTGGTGGCGATTGCAGGGGATCCGGTGTCGGCGGCGGTTGCGTCGCATCCGGCGAATCTGACGGAGTTGACGGTGCTGTGCTCGACAGGACAACCGTGTGCGCGGGTGTATCAGTCGAATGTTTACAAGGTGTTTTCGTTGGGGTTGCGGCCCTGA